A single region of the Thermotoga profunda AZM34c06 genome encodes:
- a CDS encoding acetyl-CoA C-acetyltransferase translates to MRKVYIVGAKRTAIGTFQGTLKDIPAVQLAVAAAKAAMEQANVKPEWVYETIIGNILMAGQGMGPGRQVSIYSGIPAEKPGYTVNMLCGSGMKAIMIGAVDIMAGQAEIVLAGGMESMNTAPYLLPKARFGYRLGNGEIVDHMVFDGLTDVFNMYHMGVTAENLVEKYGISREEQDLFAYKSQMKAKKAIETGRFKDEIVPFVIKDKKGDKVFDTDEHPRFDTTLEALAKLKPAFKKDGTVTAGNASGINDGASATVLASEDAVKKYGLKPLAEIVAFAQHGVDPSIMGIGPVGAISKALKYANLKLTDIQLIELNEAFAAQSIAVLRDLKKEHGVTDDWLEERVNVNGGAIALGHPIGASGNRITVTLLYEMKKRGVELGLASLCIGGGMGTAIIIRNIA, encoded by the coding sequence TTGAGAAAAGTTTACATTGTTGGAGCAAAAAGAACTGCAATAGGAACCTTTCAGGGAACTTTGAAAGATATCCCAGCAGTTCAACTTGCAGTTGCGGCAGCAAAAGCAGCCATGGAACAGGCTAATGTGAAACCAGAATGGGTATATGAAACCATAATTGGTAATATACTCATGGCTGGACAAGGTATGGGACCAGGAAGACAGGTGAGTATTTATTCAGGAATTCCAGCAGAAAAACCAGGGTATACGGTGAATATGCTCTGTGGCTCTGGTATGAAAGCTATCATGATTGGTGCAGTGGATATCATGGCTGGTCAGGCTGAGATTGTCTTGGCTGGTGGTATGGAGAGCATGAACACAGCACCGTATTTATTACCAAAGGCCAGGTTCGGTTACAGACTTGGAAATGGCGAGATAGTAGATCATATGGTCTTTGATGGTTTGACAGATGTTTTCAACATGTATCACATGGGTGTTACAGCAGAAAATCTTGTAGAGAAATATGGCATATCGAGAGAAGAACAGGATCTTTTTGCCTACAAGAGTCAGATGAAAGCAAAAAAAGCTATCGAAACAGGAAGGTTTAAAGATGAAATCGTACCCTTTGTGATAAAAGACAAAAAAGGTGATAAAGTCTTTGATACTGATGAACATCCGAGATTTGACACAACGCTTGAAGCGCTCGCAAAATTAAAACCTGCATTCAAAAAAGATGGAACAGTAACCGCAGGAAATGCTTCTGGAATAAACGATGGGGCTTCTGCGACAGTACTTGCCAGTGAGGATGCTGTGAAAAAGTATGGTTTGAAACCTCTGGCTGAAATTGTAGCTTTTGCACAGCATGGTGTTGATCCATCCATAATGGGAATAGGCCCTGTTGGAGCAATTTCAAAAGCTCTAAAATATGCAAATCTTAAACTCACCGATATTCAACTCATAGAACTCAACGAAGCCTTTGCCGCACAAAGCATAGCTGTTCTGAGAGATTTGAAAAAAGAACATGGTGTCACAGATGATTGGCTTGAAGAAAGGGTCAATGTGAATGGTGGTGCTATAGCACTCGGGCATCCAATTGGTGCGAGTGGAAATAGGATAACCGTGACATTACTCTATGAGATGAAGAAAAGAGGAGTTGAACTTGGACTTGCGAGTTTGTGCATAGGTGGAGGAATGGGAACGGCGATAATCATCAGGAATATTGCATAG
- a CDS encoding short-chain fatty acid transporter — MLRVLGAAFSRFAKRYLPDALIFAFLLTLITFVLGMIVQQKSPMEMIRYMGDGFWSLLSFAMQMCLVLMTGHILASTKPMAAVLKSIAKTANTPFKAVALACVVMIITSYLNWGFGLIFSSLLAIEIAKNMKGKKLHYPLLVASAYSGFLVWHAGLSASAPLLVNTKGHFLEKTIGLVPVSQTIFAPIGYVPVIILLFTLPFIMAGMHPKKDEEIIEVNPEAFAEAKKPVKKNWSEMTPAEKMEYSPILSMIIGIIGLVYIFYYFIFKKGSLDLNIVNFIFLMLGILLHGTPKNFINAAIEAGKTVWAIVVQFPFYAGIMGMMINSGLAATIANWFASFSTAKTLPLFTYWSAGLINLFVPSGGGQWSVQGPIMVQAAQKIGASVPKVIMGVAWGDAWTNMIQPFWALPLLSVAKLDIRDIMGYCVMALLWSGIVTSLLFLIL; from the coding sequence ATGCTAAGGGTTTTGGGTGCTGCTTTTTCAAGGTTTGCAAAGAGGTACTTACCAGATGCGCTGATATTTGCTTTTTTGTTAACCTTGATCACGTTCGTGTTGGGTATGATTGTACAACAAAAAAGTCCCATGGAAATGATTCGTTACATGGGTGATGGTTTTTGGAGTTTACTATCTTTTGCAATGCAGATGTGTTTAGTACTCATGACGGGGCACATACTCGCTTCAACCAAACCAATGGCGGCTGTTCTCAAATCAATTGCGAAGACGGCAAACACACCTTTTAAGGCTGTTGCACTGGCTTGTGTTGTAATGATCATCACGAGTTATTTGAATTGGGGTTTTGGTTTGATTTTCTCCTCATTGTTAGCCATTGAAATTGCAAAAAATATGAAAGGCAAAAAGCTACATTATCCACTTCTTGTTGCATCGGCATACTCGGGATTTTTGGTATGGCACGCCGGACTTTCGGCTTCGGCACCGTTGCTTGTTAATACAAAAGGACACTTTCTTGAGAAAACTATTGGATTAGTCCCCGTTTCACAGACAATCTTCGCACCAATTGGTTATGTACCAGTTATTATATTGCTCTTTACATTACCATTCATCATGGCTGGAATGCACCCAAAGAAAGATGAAGAAATAATCGAGGTCAACCCAGAAGCTTTTGCAGAAGCAAAGAAGCCTGTTAAGAAAAACTGGTCAGAGATGACTCCTGCAGAAAAAATGGAATACAGTCCTATTCTCTCTATGATCATTGGTATCATTGGGTTGGTATACATTTTCTATTATTTCATTTTCAAAAAAGGCTCGCTTGACTTGAACATAGTCAACTTCATATTCTTAATGCTCGGCATCTTGCTACATGGTACCCCAAAGAATTTCATAAACGCAGCGATAGAAGCTGGAAAAACTGTGTGGGCAATTGTAGTACAATTTCCATTTTACGCTGGAATCATGGGTATGATGATAAATTCTGGCCTTGCTGCCACGATTGCTAACTGGTTTGCTTCTTTCTCAACGGCAAAGACATTGCCTTTGTTCACTTATTGGAGCGCAGGTTTGATCAATTTGTTTGTTCCATCGGGTGGTGGGCAGTGGTCTGTGCAGGGTCCCATTATGGTACAAGCGGCACAAAAGATCGGTGCTTCTGTACCAAAGGTGATTATGGGCGTTGCTTGGGGTGATGCGTGGACTAACATGATTCAGCCTTTCTGGGCATTACCATTACTTTCGGTTGCAAAACTCGATATCAGAGACATCATGGGATATTGTGTTATGGCACTTTTGTGGAGTGGTATCGTTACGAGTTTGTTGTTCTTGATCTTGTAA